In Centroberyx gerrardi isolate f3 chromosome 11, fCenGer3.hap1.cur.20231027, whole genome shotgun sequence, the following are encoded in one genomic region:
- the aff4 gene encoding AF4/FMR2 family member 4 isoform X2, protein MNREDRNVLRMKERERRNQEIQQGGGEAFPANSPLFPEPYKVSSKEDKLSSRIQSMLGNYDEMKEPIGGDTIPKLGGKPSSSSSSSEEKSGQSLFSGDQRGVGSGGSSQSSKWTPVGPAATSSSSQSQKRSGLQGGHGSQRGNGGSSSGSSSSSQRHGGEAREKKSSKHSGGSEHSKSHTSSPAKGSLSSSGGGSHSRGSLSAEQHHGKEQRYRSKSPRDREANWDSPSRVHTSFPSGQHSSQAFPPSLMSKPGSMLQKPTAYVRPMDGQETAEPKSSQAESYSGQSHSSTMGEMKSNGKASLSKLKIPSQPVEGSGDANCVDEILKEMTQSWPPPLTAIHTPCKTEPSKFPFPTKDSHSGFPSGHKRCSSSKSSSSHQSKACDDQPNMLEDDLKLSSSEDSDGEQDSAKNASRNTSASNNSNNSEGADHSRDDTSSHSGSESSSGSDSESESSSTDSEANEHPRPASPEPEQPMANKWQLDNWFKKAKQFSPASPVDNNNVPTKYKKEGRDNSSGRGYSGQGGGSKDSGAPTPSRDLRAAQKGAESGRGRQKSPAQSEGGTGQRRTVGKKQPKKSEKPPVVEEPKGGLRVESEPAPEIPPHRPKAATKGSRKPSIKKEPKSSPRPTAAAATAATDKRKAKAPTKTSQKSREFVETDSSSSDSEENDSIPSSSQTPKYTESIRTPVCVFSPMEEKELLSPLSDPEERYPARPPAQQVLLVKIDLSLLSRIPGRPYKEPAEIKVERDDSLDRDSKDFSKQSSEKSSSKGKRKHKNDDEGTKPDSKRSKLEEKSLSHHKNSSKESKRSLEKKEEPVPSPSMSGLQRTPKVEHQSRKRTVSQSSTSLSSGAGSGKEGGHSTKGNSTSKHRKGEDKGRSTRDSKEKSSKGCDNQLAVPPLSTDGSKSQRSKLVFEDRVHSADHYLQEAKKLKHNADALLDRFEKAVYYLDAVVSFIECGNALEKSAQEAKSPFPMYAETVELIKYTMKLKSYMAPDATSADKRLAVLCLRCQSLLYLRLFKLRKESALKYSKTLTEHLKNSLSNTQAPSPGMGNKAAGMPSPVSPKLSPGTAGGYSSGSSSSSGSSSVTIPQRIHQMAASYVQVTSNFLYATEVWDQAEQLAKEQKEFFLELDKVMGPLIFNTSSMTELVRFTRQGLHWLRLDAKLIP, encoded by the exons ATGAACCGTGAGGACCGGAATGTGCTccgaatgaaagaaagagaaaggcgaAATCAAGAAATccaacagggaggaggagaggcctTTCCAGCAaattcccctctctttcctgaACCCTACAAAGTT TCCAGCAAGGAAGATAAACTGTCCAGCCGTATTcagagcatgctgggaaattACGACGAGATGAAAGAGCCGATTGGAGGAGACACCATTCCAAAGCTCGGTGGTAAACCTTCCAGCAGCTCGTCTTCCTCTGAGGAGAAATCAGGCCAGTCCTTGTTCAGCGGGGACCAGCGCGGCGTCGGTAGCGGCGGCAGCAGCCAGAGCAGTAAGTGGACGCCTGTGGGCCCCGCAGcgacctcctcctcatcccagTCCCAGAAACGTTCGGGCCTCCAGGGCGGCCACGGCAGCCAAAGGGGCAACGGAGGCAGCAgtagcggcagcagcagcagtagccaAAGACACGGAGGAGAGGCGCGGGAAAAGAAGTCGAGTAAACACAGCGGAGGGTCGGAGCATTCAAAGTCCCACACCTCCAGCCCGGCCAAAGGCTCTCTGAGCTCTTCCGGCGGCGGCAGCCACTCCCGGGGCTCCTTGTCCGCCGAGCAGCATCACGGCAAGGAGCAGCGCTACCGCTCCAAGTCCCCCCGAGACAGAGAGGCCAACTGGGACTCGCCCTCGCGGGTTCACACCTCCTTCCCCAGCGGACAGCACTCCAGTCAGGCCTTCCCCCCGTCTCTCATGTCGAAGCCCGGCTCCATGCTGCAGAAGCCGACAGCCTATGTGCGGCCTATGGACGGCCAGGAAACGGCGGAGCCCAAGAGCTCACAAGCAGAAAGCTATAGCGGACAGTCGCACAGCAGCACCATGGGAGAGATGAAGTCCAATGGCAAGGCTTCGCTCTCCAAGCTCAAGATCCCCTCGCAGCCTGTAGAG GGCTCTGGGGACGCCAACTGTGTCGATGAGATTCTAAAG gAAATGACTCAGTCGTGGCCCCCTCCGTTGACAGCCATCCACACCCCCTGCAAGACGGAGCCCTCCAAGTTTCCATTCCCCACTAAG GACTCTCACTCAGGTTTTCCAAGTGGACACA aGAGATGCAGCTCTTCCAAGAGCTCCAGCAGCCATCAATCGAAGGCCTGCGATGACCAGCCCAA TATGCTGGAGGATGACTTGAAGCTAAGCAGCAGCGAGGACAGTGATGGAGAACAGGACTCGGCCAAGAACGCCTCCAGGAACACATCAGCAAG taacaacagtaataaCAGTGAGGGAGCTGACCATTCGAGGGATGACACCAGCAGCCACAGCGGCTCGGAGAGCAGCTCGGGCTCCGACAGCGAGAGCGAAAGCAGCTCGACGGACAGCGAGGCCAACGAGCATCCGCGGCCCGCCTCTCCTGAA ccTGAGCAACCCATGGCCAACAAGTGGCAGCTGGACAACTGGTTCAAGAAGGCCAAGCAGTTCTCCCCGGCTTCCCCAGTGGACAACAACAATGTTCCCACCAAGTACAAGAAGGAGGGCCGAGATAACAGCTCAGGACGGGGCTACAGTGGCCAGGGAGGAGGGTCGAAAGACTCGGGGGCACCCACCCCCAGCAGGGACCTACGGGCGGCGCAAAAGGGTGCAGAGAGTGGCCGTGGCCGACAGAAGTCCCCCGCCCAGAGCGAGGGTGGCACGGGCCAGCGAAGGACTGTGGGTAAAAAACAGCCTAAAAAGTCGGAGAAACCCCCGGTGGTGGAGGAGCCCAAGGGAGGTCTGAGAGTGGAGAGCGAGCCGGCTCCAGAGATTCCTCCTCACCGGCCTAAAGCTGCTACAAAAGGTTCCCGCAAACCGAGCATCAAAAAAGAGCCCAAGTCGTCTCCGAGGCCCACAGCGGCGGCCGCCACCGCCGCTACAGACAAACGCAAGGCCAAGGCGCCCACCAAGACTTCCCAGAAGTCTCGTGAGTTTGTCGAAACGGACTCTTCCTCGTCGGACTCTGAGGAGAATGACAGCATTCCATCCTCGTCGCAGACGCCCAAGTACACAGAGAGCATCAggactcctgtgtgtgtgttctctccaaTGGAAGAGAAGGAGCTGTTGTCTCCGCTTAGTGACCCTGAGGAGCGCTATCCTGCCAGGCCGCCGGCGCAGCAGGTTTTGCTGGTGAAGATAG ACCTCAGCCTACTGTCTAGGATCCCAGGGCGGCCCTACAAGGAGCCAGCAGAGATCAAAGTGGAGAGGGACGACTCTCTAGACAGGGACAGCAAAGACTTCAGCAAGCAGAGCTCCGAGAAGAGCTCTAGCAAGGGCAAGAGGAAACACAAG AATGACGATGAGGGCACCAAGCCTGACAGTAAGCGGTCCAAGCTAGAGGAAAAGTCTTTATCTCATCAtaaaaacagcagtaaaga GTCTAAGAGATCtttggagaagaaagaggagccaGTCCCCTCTCCTTCCATGTCGGGTCTTCAGCGGACGCCCAAGGTGGAGCATCAGAGCCGGAAGAGGACAGTCAGCCAGTCCTCCACCTCTTTGTCCAGCGGGGCTGGCAGCGGGAAGGAGGGAGGCCACAGCACCAAGGGCAACTCCACCTCCAAACACCGGAAGGGAGAGGACAAGGGACGCAGCACCCGGGACAGCAAG GAGAAATCCTCAAAGGGCTGTGATAACCAGCTGGCTGTGCCTCCGCTCTCCACGGACGGCTCCAAGTCTCAGAGATCCAAGCTGGTGTTTGAGGACAG gGTCCATTCAGCGGATCACTACTTACAAGAGGCCAAGAAACTTAAACACAATGCAGATGCACTG TTGGACCGGTTTGAGAAGGCAGTGTACTACCTGGATGCTGTGGTGTCTTTCATTGAATGTGGCAACGCCCTGGAAAAGAGCGCCCAAGAGGCCAAGTCTCCCTTCCCCATGTATGCCGAAACTGTGGAGCTTATCAA GTACACTATGAAGTTAAAAAGCTACATGGCCCCAGATGCTACTTCAGCAGACAAGAGGCTAGCTGTACTGTG cctACGATGCCAGTCCCTCCTCTACCTACGGTTGTTCAAGCTGAGGAAAGAGAGTGCACTAAAATACTCCAAAACGCTCACTGAACATTTAAAG AATTCTCTGAGTAACACCCAGGCTCCCTCTCCTGGAATGGGAAA TAAGGCAGCCGGCATGCCCTCTCCAGTGTCTCCCAAGCTGTCGCCAGGCACGGCCGGCGGCTACTCGTcaggcagtagcagcagcagcggcagctcGTCTGTGACCATACCTCAGCGTATCCACCAGATGGCTGCCAGCTACGTCCAGGTCACCTCCAACTTCCTGTATGCCACTGAGGTCTGGGACCAGGCTGAGCAGCTAGCCAAGGAGCAGAAAG AATTCTTTTTAGAGCTGGACAAGGTGATGGGACCTCTGATCTTCAACACCAGCAGCATGACAGAACTGGTGCGCTTCACACGGCAGGGCCTCCACTGGCTGCGCCTGGACGCAAAGCTTATTCCCTAG
- the aff4 gene encoding AF4/FMR2 family member 4 isoform X1, with amino-acid sequence MASQSGNMNREDRNVLRMKERERRNQEIQQGGGEAFPANSPLFPEPYKVSSKEDKLSSRIQSMLGNYDEMKEPIGGDTIPKLGGKPSSSSSSSEEKSGQSLFSGDQRGVGSGGSSQSSKWTPVGPAATSSSSQSQKRSGLQGGHGSQRGNGGSSSGSSSSSQRHGGEAREKKSSKHSGGSEHSKSHTSSPAKGSLSSSGGGSHSRGSLSAEQHHGKEQRYRSKSPRDREANWDSPSRVHTSFPSGQHSSQAFPPSLMSKPGSMLQKPTAYVRPMDGQETAEPKSSQAESYSGQSHSSTMGEMKSNGKASLSKLKIPSQPVEGSGDANCVDEILKEMTQSWPPPLTAIHTPCKTEPSKFPFPTKDSHSGFPSGHKRCSSSKSSSSHQSKACDDQPNMLEDDLKLSSSEDSDGEQDSAKNASRNTSASNNSNNSEGADHSRDDTSSHSGSESSSGSDSESESSSTDSEANEHPRPASPEPEQPMANKWQLDNWFKKAKQFSPASPVDNNNVPTKYKKEGRDNSSGRGYSGQGGGSKDSGAPTPSRDLRAAQKGAESGRGRQKSPAQSEGGTGQRRTVGKKQPKKSEKPPVVEEPKGGLRVESEPAPEIPPHRPKAATKGSRKPSIKKEPKSSPRPTAAAATAATDKRKAKAPTKTSQKSREFVETDSSSSDSEENDSIPSSSQTPKYTESIRTPVCVFSPMEEKELLSPLSDPEERYPARPPAQQVLLVKIDLSLLSRIPGRPYKEPAEIKVERDDSLDRDSKDFSKQSSEKSSSKGKRKHKNDDEGTKPDSKRSKLEEKSLSHHKNSSKESKRSLEKKEEPVPSPSMSGLQRTPKVEHQSRKRTVSQSSTSLSSGAGSGKEGGHSTKGNSTSKHRKGEDKGRSTRDSKEKSSKGCDNQLAVPPLSTDGSKSQRSKLVFEDRVHSADHYLQEAKKLKHNADALLDRFEKAVYYLDAVVSFIECGNALEKSAQEAKSPFPMYAETVELIKYTMKLKSYMAPDATSADKRLAVLCLRCQSLLYLRLFKLRKESALKYSKTLTEHLKNSLSNTQAPSPGMGNKAAGMPSPVSPKLSPGTAGGYSSGSSSSSGSSSVTIPQRIHQMAASYVQVTSNFLYATEVWDQAEQLAKEQKEFFLELDKVMGPLIFNTSSMTELVRFTRQGLHWLRLDAKLIP; translated from the exons ATGGCCTCTCAGTCAGG CAACATGAACCGTGAGGACCGGAATGTGCTccgaatgaaagaaagagaaaggcgaAATCAAGAAATccaacagggaggaggagaggcctTTCCAGCAaattcccctctctttcctgaACCCTACAAAGTT TCCAGCAAGGAAGATAAACTGTCCAGCCGTATTcagagcatgctgggaaattACGACGAGATGAAAGAGCCGATTGGAGGAGACACCATTCCAAAGCTCGGTGGTAAACCTTCCAGCAGCTCGTCTTCCTCTGAGGAGAAATCAGGCCAGTCCTTGTTCAGCGGGGACCAGCGCGGCGTCGGTAGCGGCGGCAGCAGCCAGAGCAGTAAGTGGACGCCTGTGGGCCCCGCAGcgacctcctcctcatcccagTCCCAGAAACGTTCGGGCCTCCAGGGCGGCCACGGCAGCCAAAGGGGCAACGGAGGCAGCAgtagcggcagcagcagcagtagccaAAGACACGGAGGAGAGGCGCGGGAAAAGAAGTCGAGTAAACACAGCGGAGGGTCGGAGCATTCAAAGTCCCACACCTCCAGCCCGGCCAAAGGCTCTCTGAGCTCTTCCGGCGGCGGCAGCCACTCCCGGGGCTCCTTGTCCGCCGAGCAGCATCACGGCAAGGAGCAGCGCTACCGCTCCAAGTCCCCCCGAGACAGAGAGGCCAACTGGGACTCGCCCTCGCGGGTTCACACCTCCTTCCCCAGCGGACAGCACTCCAGTCAGGCCTTCCCCCCGTCTCTCATGTCGAAGCCCGGCTCCATGCTGCAGAAGCCGACAGCCTATGTGCGGCCTATGGACGGCCAGGAAACGGCGGAGCCCAAGAGCTCACAAGCAGAAAGCTATAGCGGACAGTCGCACAGCAGCACCATGGGAGAGATGAAGTCCAATGGCAAGGCTTCGCTCTCCAAGCTCAAGATCCCCTCGCAGCCTGTAGAG GGCTCTGGGGACGCCAACTGTGTCGATGAGATTCTAAAG gAAATGACTCAGTCGTGGCCCCCTCCGTTGACAGCCATCCACACCCCCTGCAAGACGGAGCCCTCCAAGTTTCCATTCCCCACTAAG GACTCTCACTCAGGTTTTCCAAGTGGACACA aGAGATGCAGCTCTTCCAAGAGCTCCAGCAGCCATCAATCGAAGGCCTGCGATGACCAGCCCAA TATGCTGGAGGATGACTTGAAGCTAAGCAGCAGCGAGGACAGTGATGGAGAACAGGACTCGGCCAAGAACGCCTCCAGGAACACATCAGCAAG taacaacagtaataaCAGTGAGGGAGCTGACCATTCGAGGGATGACACCAGCAGCCACAGCGGCTCGGAGAGCAGCTCGGGCTCCGACAGCGAGAGCGAAAGCAGCTCGACGGACAGCGAGGCCAACGAGCATCCGCGGCCCGCCTCTCCTGAA ccTGAGCAACCCATGGCCAACAAGTGGCAGCTGGACAACTGGTTCAAGAAGGCCAAGCAGTTCTCCCCGGCTTCCCCAGTGGACAACAACAATGTTCCCACCAAGTACAAGAAGGAGGGCCGAGATAACAGCTCAGGACGGGGCTACAGTGGCCAGGGAGGAGGGTCGAAAGACTCGGGGGCACCCACCCCCAGCAGGGACCTACGGGCGGCGCAAAAGGGTGCAGAGAGTGGCCGTGGCCGACAGAAGTCCCCCGCCCAGAGCGAGGGTGGCACGGGCCAGCGAAGGACTGTGGGTAAAAAACAGCCTAAAAAGTCGGAGAAACCCCCGGTGGTGGAGGAGCCCAAGGGAGGTCTGAGAGTGGAGAGCGAGCCGGCTCCAGAGATTCCTCCTCACCGGCCTAAAGCTGCTACAAAAGGTTCCCGCAAACCGAGCATCAAAAAAGAGCCCAAGTCGTCTCCGAGGCCCACAGCGGCGGCCGCCACCGCCGCTACAGACAAACGCAAGGCCAAGGCGCCCACCAAGACTTCCCAGAAGTCTCGTGAGTTTGTCGAAACGGACTCTTCCTCGTCGGACTCTGAGGAGAATGACAGCATTCCATCCTCGTCGCAGACGCCCAAGTACACAGAGAGCATCAggactcctgtgtgtgtgttctctccaaTGGAAGAGAAGGAGCTGTTGTCTCCGCTTAGTGACCCTGAGGAGCGCTATCCTGCCAGGCCGCCGGCGCAGCAGGTTTTGCTGGTGAAGATAG ACCTCAGCCTACTGTCTAGGATCCCAGGGCGGCCCTACAAGGAGCCAGCAGAGATCAAAGTGGAGAGGGACGACTCTCTAGACAGGGACAGCAAAGACTTCAGCAAGCAGAGCTCCGAGAAGAGCTCTAGCAAGGGCAAGAGGAAACACAAG AATGACGATGAGGGCACCAAGCCTGACAGTAAGCGGTCCAAGCTAGAGGAAAAGTCTTTATCTCATCAtaaaaacagcagtaaaga GTCTAAGAGATCtttggagaagaaagaggagccaGTCCCCTCTCCTTCCATGTCGGGTCTTCAGCGGACGCCCAAGGTGGAGCATCAGAGCCGGAAGAGGACAGTCAGCCAGTCCTCCACCTCTTTGTCCAGCGGGGCTGGCAGCGGGAAGGAGGGAGGCCACAGCACCAAGGGCAACTCCACCTCCAAACACCGGAAGGGAGAGGACAAGGGACGCAGCACCCGGGACAGCAAG GAGAAATCCTCAAAGGGCTGTGATAACCAGCTGGCTGTGCCTCCGCTCTCCACGGACGGCTCCAAGTCTCAGAGATCCAAGCTGGTGTTTGAGGACAG gGTCCATTCAGCGGATCACTACTTACAAGAGGCCAAGAAACTTAAACACAATGCAGATGCACTG TTGGACCGGTTTGAGAAGGCAGTGTACTACCTGGATGCTGTGGTGTCTTTCATTGAATGTGGCAACGCCCTGGAAAAGAGCGCCCAAGAGGCCAAGTCTCCCTTCCCCATGTATGCCGAAACTGTGGAGCTTATCAA GTACACTATGAAGTTAAAAAGCTACATGGCCCCAGATGCTACTTCAGCAGACAAGAGGCTAGCTGTACTGTG cctACGATGCCAGTCCCTCCTCTACCTACGGTTGTTCAAGCTGAGGAAAGAGAGTGCACTAAAATACTCCAAAACGCTCACTGAACATTTAAAG AATTCTCTGAGTAACACCCAGGCTCCCTCTCCTGGAATGGGAAA TAAGGCAGCCGGCATGCCCTCTCCAGTGTCTCCCAAGCTGTCGCCAGGCACGGCCGGCGGCTACTCGTcaggcagtagcagcagcagcggcagctcGTCTGTGACCATACCTCAGCGTATCCACCAGATGGCTGCCAGCTACGTCCAGGTCACCTCCAACTTCCTGTATGCCACTGAGGTCTGGGACCAGGCTGAGCAGCTAGCCAAGGAGCAGAAAG AATTCTTTTTAGAGCTGGACAAGGTGATGGGACCTCTGATCTTCAACACCAGCAGCATGACAGAACTGGTGCGCTTCACACGGCAGGGCCTCCACTGGCTGCGCCTGGACGCAAAGCTTATTCCCTAG